From Haloglomus litoreum, the proteins below share one genomic window:
- the gcvPB gene encoding aminomethyl-transferring glycine dehydrogenase subunit GcvPB gives MIFDQARWTDDDGERYEPLLSEKRSREVEPSDDDPLPDDLTRESLELPDASEPELARHYTRLSEMNYGVESGPFPLGSCTMKYNPKFTEDIAADPAGHVHPDRPDGSVQGVLELQYRLQDYLGRIGGMDAVTLQPPAGAAGEFAGILVAKAYHESRDDDRSEVVIPDSAHGTNFASAAMAGYDVVNLPSGDDGRVNLEALEAALSEETAALMLTNPNTLGLFERDIERIAELVHDVGGLLYYDGANLNALLGRVRPGDMGFDVMHYNVHKTFATPHGGGGPGAGPVGVVEELREFLPDPHVRAVEDDDADGGTRYETYTPERSVGKVHGYQGNWLVLEKAYAYIARLGDPGLADASAKAVLNANYLAEQVEYETPFGPFHHEFVASAGEQDAADAAKRMLDYGVHPPTTKWPEIVSEALMTEPTEVESRRTLDQLADAFNAVHAEDDETLEAAPERTAARRIDQVTAAREPRLSWQALDREE, from the coding sequence ATGATCTTCGACCAGGCACGCTGGACGGACGACGACGGCGAGCGCTACGAACCGCTGCTCTCGGAGAAGCGCTCGCGCGAGGTCGAGCCGAGCGACGACGACCCGCTGCCCGACGACCTCACGCGCGAGTCGCTGGAACTCCCCGACGCCTCCGAGCCGGAACTGGCCCGCCACTACACCCGGCTCTCGGAGATGAACTACGGCGTCGAGAGCGGGCCCTTCCCGCTCGGGTCCTGTACGATGAAGTACAACCCGAAGTTCACCGAGGACATCGCGGCCGACCCCGCGGGCCACGTCCACCCGGACCGGCCAGACGGGTCGGTGCAGGGCGTCCTCGAACTGCAGTACCGCCTGCAGGACTACCTCGGCCGCATCGGCGGGATGGACGCCGTGACGCTCCAGCCCCCGGCCGGCGCCGCGGGCGAGTTCGCGGGCATCCTCGTCGCGAAGGCGTACCACGAATCGCGCGACGACGACCGCAGCGAGGTCGTCATCCCCGACTCCGCCCACGGGACCAACTTCGCCAGCGCGGCGATGGCGGGCTACGACGTGGTGAACCTCCCCTCCGGTGACGACGGCCGCGTGAATCTGGAGGCACTGGAGGCGGCGCTGTCGGAGGAGACGGCGGCGCTGATGCTGACGAACCCGAACACGCTGGGCCTGTTCGAGCGCGACATCGAGCGGATCGCCGAACTGGTCCACGACGTGGGGGGCCTGCTCTACTACGACGGGGCGAACCTGAACGCGCTGCTCGGCCGGGTCCGCCCCGGCGACATGGGCTTCGACGTGATGCACTACAACGTCCACAAGACGTTCGCCACGCCCCACGGCGGCGGCGGCCCCGGCGCGGGCCCGGTCGGCGTCGTCGAGGAACTCCGCGAGTTCCTGCCGGACCCGCACGTGCGCGCGGTCGAGGACGATGATGCCGACGGCGGGACGCGCTACGAGACCTACACCCCCGAGCGGTCCGTCGGGAAGGTCCACGGCTACCAGGGCAACTGGCTCGTCCTCGAGAAGGCCTACGCGTACATCGCGCGCCTGGGCGACCCCGGGCTCGCGGACGCCAGCGCGAAGGCCGTCCTCAACGCGAACTACCTCGCCGAGCAGGTCGAGTACGAGACGCCGTTCGGCCCGTTCCACCACGAGTTCGTCGCGAGCGCCGGCGAGCAGGACGCCGCCGACGCGGCCAAGCGGATGCTGGACTACGGGGTCCACCCGCCGACGACGAAGTGGCCGGAGATCGTCAGCGAGGCGCTGATGACCGAGCCCACGGAGGTCGAGAGCCGCCGGACGCTCGACCAGCTCGCCGACGCGTTCAACGCCGTCCACGCCGAGGACGACGAGACCCTGGAGGCCGCGCCGGAGCGGACCGCGGCCCGACGCATCGACCAGGTGACTGCGGCCCGCGAACCGCGGCTCTCCTGGCAGGCGCTGGACCGCGAGGAGTGA
- a CDS encoding RNA-guided endonuclease InsQ/TnpB family protein — MVLNRDCQVKLDVLDEDGESRLGETFDQFRQAAQHVADYGWSDTPANIETSKSTLNDATYHDVREATDLTANHVQAARSLAAEALSSCKELYFEEDQDISKPTFRGSVVVYDRRTITFNDDHCTLSTTDGRVTAEYVFPDDQEGTPFETYWEADAWEKSSATLHERDGTYYLHVNFQKEPETNPSAVENGTVLGVDLNVNGYLAVTSTGAFYGNADFLNHKRDEYERVRGGLQETGTRSAHLTIQRIGSSFANWSEDYLHRIALAIVLEARRFDCDALAFENLKQIRSRISNGKKFQQWAFNKLQEFVVYKAEEYGMLVDDVTPQYTSQRCSHSECGFTHEDNRDGNEFECMNCGKKLHADYNAARNVAWKLVQRWLKSGAGRANCQVALKSGTLNGNGDFSPTTSSGQTGSPLTSPRV, encoded by the coding sequence GTGGTACTGAATCGGGACTGTCAGGTCAAACTCGACGTACTCGACGAAGACGGCGAGAGCCGACTCGGCGAGACGTTCGACCAATTCCGACAGGCAGCACAACATGTCGCTGACTACGGGTGGAGCGACACACCAGCCAACATCGAGACGAGCAAATCCACGCTCAACGACGCCACGTACCACGACGTGCGTGAGGCAACCGACCTCACCGCTAACCACGTCCAAGCCGCCCGGTCGCTCGCGGCAGAAGCTCTCTCCTCGTGCAAAGAGCTCTACTTCGAGGAAGACCAAGACATCAGCAAACCCACGTTCCGCGGGAGCGTGGTCGTCTACGACCGGCGCACCATCACGTTCAACGACGACCACTGCACGCTGTCCACCACGGACGGCCGGGTGACCGCCGAGTACGTCTTCCCCGACGATCAGGAGGGAACGCCCTTCGAGACGTACTGGGAGGCCGACGCGTGGGAAAAATCGAGCGCGACACTCCACGAGCGCGACGGGACGTATTACTTGCACGTGAACTTCCAGAAGGAACCGGAGACGAATCCGTCGGCAGTCGAGAACGGAACGGTTCTCGGCGTCGACCTGAACGTCAACGGGTACTTGGCGGTCACGAGTACGGGCGCGTTCTACGGCAACGCTGATTTCTTGAACCACAAGCGCGACGAGTACGAGCGCGTTCGCGGTGGCCTGCAAGAAACGGGGACGCGCTCGGCGCATCTCACGATTCAACGTATTGGCAGCTCGTTCGCCAACTGGAGCGAGGATTACTTGCATCGAATCGCGCTCGCCATCGTGCTGGAAGCTCGTCGGTTCGACTGTGACGCTCTCGCGTTCGAGAACTTGAAGCAGATTCGAAGTCGTATCTCGAACGGGAAGAAGTTCCAGCAGTGGGCGTTCAACAAACTTCAGGAATTCGTCGTGTACAAGGCCGAAGAGTACGGTATGCTTGTAGATGACGTGACACCGCAGTACACGAGCCAGCGGTGCAGTCACTCGGAGTGCGGGTTCACGCACGAGGACAATCGTGACGGGAACGAGTTCGAGTGCATGAACTGTGGGAAGAAATTGCACGCAGATTACAACGCGGCGCGGAACGTGGCGTGGAAGTTAGTCCAGCGGTGGCTCAAGTCTGGCGCTGGACGGGCCAACTGTCAGGTGGCCCTGAAGTCAGGGACGCTGAACGGGAACGGCGACTTTTCGCCTACCACGAGTAGTGGACAGACCGGAAGTCCACTGACAAGCCCACGAGTGTAG
- a CDS encoding SDR family NAD(P)-dependent oxidoreductase, whose product MERDDVPAADGVLAAFSLDGDAVLVTGGASGIGTAYAEACAEAGADVMLADIDAEGAESVASDIADATGADVRAIACDVTDEDDVRDTVDATVDAFGGLDVAFANAGIGRLFNPVHSQSLEHWREVMDVNLDGVFLTVREAAAAMKDDGGGRIVTTASVLGLVGTETPGLSAYVASKGGVVQFTKQAAVELGPDIRVNAIAPGWIHTGIGGGMLREDAPGMEPVQDQMRRETALGRLGYPEDLKGLALFLASPASAYCTGAVYLNDGGYTAT is encoded by the coding sequence ATGGAACGAGACGACGTTCCGGCAGCGGACGGTGTACTGGCGGCCTTCTCGCTCGACGGCGACGCGGTGCTCGTCACCGGTGGGGCCAGCGGCATCGGGACGGCGTACGCCGAGGCGTGCGCCGAGGCCGGCGCCGACGTGATGCTCGCGGACATCGATGCCGAGGGCGCCGAGTCCGTCGCCAGCGACATCGCGGACGCGACGGGCGCGGACGTGCGTGCAATCGCGTGCGACGTGACCGACGAGGACGACGTGCGCGACACCGTCGACGCGACGGTCGACGCCTTCGGCGGGCTGGACGTGGCCTTCGCCAACGCCGGTATCGGGCGGCTGTTCAACCCTGTCCACAGCCAGTCGCTGGAGCACTGGCGCGAGGTGATGGACGTGAACCTGGACGGCGTCTTCCTCACGGTGCGCGAGGCGGCCGCGGCGATGAAGGACGACGGAGGCGGCCGCATCGTCACGACGGCCTCGGTGCTGGGCCTCGTGGGAACGGAGACGCCCGGCCTCTCGGCCTACGTCGCCTCGAAGGGCGGCGTCGTCCAGTTCACGAAGCAGGCCGCGGTCGAACTCGGGCCGGACATCCGCGTCAACGCCATCGCGCCGGGCTGGATCCACACGGGCATCGGCGGCGGGATGCTCCGCGAGGACGCTCCCGGGATGGAGCCGGTCCAGGACCAGATGCGCCGGGAGACCGCACTCGGCCGACTGGGCTACCCGGAGGACCTGAAGGGACTCGCGCTGTTCCTGGCCTCGCCGGCCTCGGCGTACTGTACGGGCGCGGTCTACCTCAACGACGGCGGCTACACGGCGACGTAG
- the gcvT gene encoding glycine cleavage system aminomethyltransferase GcvT: protein MPLRTPPLRALHADRGAKFTEFGGWDMPVEFDSIRTEHDAVRESAGLFDVSHMGEIVVSGPDATALTDRLVTNDVAALDPGQAVYAAITDADGVMHDDTVVYRLPKDETHRAADEAPAYLFVPNAGHDEWAHGRWCDYRDEWGLEATVENVTDDWAMFALQGPDAEAHLRDVADGSSPDLGRFEMTGDAVAGVDCLIARTGYTGEDGFELLVPWGKAEIVWAALTGVDGDDGEDEGSGAQPCGLGARDTLRIEAGFLLAGQDFHPEDEPRNPYEAGIGFVVKLDTEFVGRDALERVDAEGVDEQFVGFRLVERGVPRNGYDITNTDGKVIGTVTSGTMSPTLDEPIGMGYVPVDYADPGTTIRVVVRGQQKKARVQTLPFLNG, encoded by the coding sequence ATGCCGCTTCGAACGCCGCCCCTCCGTGCGCTACACGCCGACCGGGGCGCGAAGTTCACCGAGTTCGGCGGGTGGGACATGCCCGTCGAGTTCGACTCCATCAGGACCGAACACGACGCCGTCCGCGAGTCGGCGGGACTGTTCGACGTCTCGCACATGGGCGAGATCGTCGTCAGCGGCCCCGACGCGACGGCGCTCACGGACCGCCTCGTCACCAACGACGTGGCCGCGTTGGACCCCGGCCAGGCCGTCTACGCCGCCATCACGGACGCGGACGGTGTCATGCACGACGACACCGTCGTCTATCGCCTCCCCAAGGACGAGACGCACCGTGCGGCGGATGAGGCGCCGGCGTACCTGTTCGTCCCGAACGCCGGCCACGACGAGTGGGCCCACGGGCGCTGGTGCGACTACCGCGACGAGTGGGGGCTGGAGGCGACCGTCGAGAACGTCACCGACGACTGGGCCATGTTCGCCCTGCAGGGGCCCGACGCCGAGGCGCACCTGCGGGACGTGGCCGACGGCAGTTCGCCGGACCTCGGCCGGTTCGAGATGACCGGCGACGCCGTCGCCGGCGTCGACTGTCTCATCGCCCGCACCGGCTACACCGGCGAGGACGGCTTCGAACTGCTCGTCCCGTGGGGCAAGGCGGAGATCGTCTGGGCCGCGCTCACGGGAGTCGACGGCGACGACGGCGAGGATGAGGGCTCGGGTGCCCAGCCCTGCGGGCTCGGCGCGCGCGACACGCTCCGCATCGAGGCCGGCTTCCTCCTCGCGGGCCAGGACTTCCACCCCGAGGACGAGCCCCGGAACCCCTACGAGGCCGGCATCGGCTTCGTCGTCAAGCTGGACACCGAGTTCGTGGGTCGGGACGCCCTCGAACGGGTCGACGCGGAGGGCGTGGACGAGCAGTTCGTCGGCTTCCGGCTGGTCGAGCGCGGCGTCCCCCGGAACGGCTACGACATCACCAACACGGACGGGAAGGTCATCGGGACCGTCACCTCGGGCACGATGAGCCCGACGCTGGACGAACCCATCGGGATGGGCTACGTCCCGGTCGACTACGCCGACCCCGGGACGACGATCCGGGTCGTGGTGCGCGGCCAGCAGAAGAAGGCTCGCGTGCAGACGCTACCCTTCCTGAACGGATAG
- the gcvH gene encoding glycine cleavage system protein GcvH: MSFEVPEDCRYLETHEWVRLEDGTARVGISDFAQDELGDVVFVELPAEGDTVTQEADFGVIESIKAVSDLYAPVSGTVAAANERLVDEPELVNEDPFGDGWMLELEDVDEGELDALLSPDEYRDQIE, translated from the coding sequence ATGAGCTTCGAGGTGCCCGAGGACTGCCGGTATCTGGAGACCCACGAGTGGGTCCGGCTGGAGGATGGAACTGCCCGCGTCGGCATCTCCGACTTCGCACAGGACGAACTCGGCGACGTCGTCTTCGTCGAACTCCCCGCCGAGGGCGACACTGTCACCCAGGAGGCCGACTTCGGCGTCATCGAGTCCATCAAGGCGGTCTCGGACCTGTACGCGCCCGTCTCCGGGACCGTCGCGGCCGCCAACGAGCGGCTCGTCGACGAGCCGGAACTCGTCAACGAGGACCCGTTCGGTGACGGCTGGATGCTCGAACTGGAGGACGTCGACGAGGGCGAACTGGACGCGCTGCTGTCGCCAGACGAGTACCGCGACCAGATCGAGTAG
- the gcvPA gene encoding aminomethyl-transferring glycine dehydrogenase subunit GcvPA, giving the protein MRSDERGSPFAPHTAEETEAMLDAVGVADEEALFDVPDAVRFDGEFGIEPRSERAVREEVGATLARNEDLTEFLGRGHYAHYVPSMVAHLSDRSEFLTSYTQYQPEVAQGFLQALFEYQSMLVELTGLPVANCSMYDAATALGEAATLASRVRQTTGTRVLVPEHLQEGRRAVLENYITGSDLTVESYPMADGNADLDALAEQVDDETVLLYAENPTVRGCIEESLADLGTLADEHEALFTLGSDPVALSVLEAPAEVGADVVVGDCSLGLPTAYGMGLGLFACREEFLRQVPGRLVGASEDDAGRRAYTLTLQTREQHIRRERATSNICTNQAWVALRAAMHVASLGPGGLRELANDCVRYARDLAAELDDVVGLRAPVHDRHHLREFTVRTDQPAGAVAADLAAEGFAVHTLDDHLLQVCVTDANADATDDLVAAFEEVAR; this is encoded by the coding sequence ATGCGTAGCGACGAGCGCGGCAGCCCGTTCGCACCGCACACCGCCGAGGAGACCGAGGCGATGCTCGACGCCGTCGGCGTCGCCGACGAGGAGGCGCTGTTCGACGTGCCCGACGCCGTCCGGTTCGACGGCGAGTTCGGCATCGAGCCCCGAAGTGAGCGCGCCGTCCGCGAGGAGGTGGGCGCGACCCTCGCGCGCAACGAGGACCTGACCGAGTTCCTCGGTCGCGGGCACTACGCCCACTACGTCCCGTCGATGGTCGCGCATCTCTCGGACCGCTCGGAGTTCCTGACCAGTTACACGCAGTACCAGCCGGAGGTGGCACAGGGGTTCCTGCAGGCCTTGTTCGAGTACCAGTCGATGCTGGTCGAGCTGACCGGGCTCCCGGTGGCGAACTGTTCGATGTACGACGCGGCGACGGCGCTGGGCGAGGCCGCCACGCTCGCGAGTCGCGTGCGCCAGACCACGGGGACGCGCGTGCTGGTGCCCGAGCATCTCCAGGAGGGCCGGCGCGCGGTGCTGGAGAACTACATCACCGGGAGCGACCTCACGGTCGAGTCGTATCCGATGGCCGACGGTAACGCCGACCTGGACGCGCTCGCAGAGCAGGTCGACGACGAGACGGTGCTGCTGTACGCCGAGAACCCGACCGTCCGGGGCTGCATCGAGGAGTCGCTGGCCGACCTCGGGACGCTGGCCGACGAGCACGAGGCGCTGTTCACGCTGGGCTCGGACCCCGTCGCGCTCTCCGTGCTGGAAGCGCCCGCCGAGGTGGGCGCCGACGTGGTCGTCGGCGACTGCTCGCTCGGGCTGCCGACGGCGTACGGGATGGGGCTGGGCCTGTTCGCCTGCCGGGAGGAGTTCCTCCGGCAGGTCCCCGGCCGGCTGGTCGGGGCGAGCGAGGACGATGCCGGCCGGCGGGCGTACACGCTCACGCTCCAGACGCGCGAACAGCACATCCGCCGGGAGCGTGCCACCTCCAACATCTGTACGAATCAGGCGTGGGTGGCGCTCCGCGCGGCGATGCACGTCGCCTCGCTGGGGCCCGGCGGCCTGCGCGAGCTGGCCAACGACTGTGTGCGGTACGCCCGCGACCTCGCGGCCGAGCTGGACGACGTGGTCGGCCTGCGGGCGCCGGTCCACGACCGCCACCACCTGCGCGAGTTCACCGTCCGGACCGACCAGCCCGCCGGTGCCGTCGCGGCGGACCTCGCCGCGGAGGGCTTCGCGGTCCACACGCTGGACGACCACCTGCTGCAGGTCTGCGTGACCGACGCGAACGCCGACGCGACCGACGACCTCGTCGCTGCGTTCGAGGAGGTGGCCCGATGA